The Methanobacterium sp. BAmetb5 genome includes a region encoding these proteins:
- a CDS encoding lasso peptide biosynthesis B2 protein, with protein MGVISNFIKLPSRDKLVALESLFWVIRIRITLWIFPFPSVQRKVQKKASKHHPTTEHLVSMVRLRIMITVASRYVPRATCLVQALAGYILFSKYGYQPSIKIGVSTLNGEFEAHAWLEHGKRVVLGESEKDFKTILDIDQT; from the coding sequence ATGGGAGTTATTTCAAACTTCATAAAATTACCCTCCAGAGATAAACTGGTTGCCCTTGAATCCCTATTCTGGGTAATTAGGATAAGAATAACTCTCTGGATATTTCCATTTCCTTCTGTTCAAAGAAAAGTCCAGAAAAAGGCCAGTAAACATCATCCAACCACGGAACACTTGGTTTCTATGGTCAGACTACGAATCATGATCACCGTAGCTTCAAGGTATGTTCCCCGGGCCACCTGCCTGGTGCAGGCCCTAGCAGGGTACATATTGTTCTCCAAATATGGTTATCAACCTTCCATTAAGATCGGAGTTTCAACTCTAAATGGAGAGTTTGAAGCCCATGCCTGGTTGGAGCATGGTAAGCGGGTGGTTTTGGGAGAATCAGAGAAGGACTTTAAAACCATATTGGATATTGATCAGACTTGA
- a CDS encoding ABC transporter ATP-binding protein: MLKQYFKNSLMGEFTENLISLMPRKVVLALTLMVILSLNEAVSLLILVPLLGLVGLDVGQGSLGQIDVLVSSFFSYLGVQPTLVLVLVLYVVVISFSALLTRYQTLQTSQIQYQFANHLRQRLYTAVTNSNWLFFSRMKSSSLAHALTNEIDRISTGTGQFLTFIASIMILVVYIIFALELAGIFTGVIFAVGIVILLVLRRRASRSRTSGEDITTTTRDLYYSILQHLDGMKTIKSFGMQDENKKIFKKQSNQVAGNYLQAIRSYADVKLLFDVGTVIVLAFMVFILIEVVKLPTASLFLLIYLFVRMIPQFSTVQRAYQYFINMLPAFGNVNNLEEQFLGNSESEERDNGSIEFKDSIKLENVFFSYGDEEHFTLDNLNLEIPAGKTIALAGPSGAGKSTVADLVMGLISPDQGRVTVDGKPVTNSTIHSWRNRIGYVAQETFLFNETIRFNLKLASPDASEDDLKEALKIAAAYGFVSKLPDGMDTVIGDRGVRLSGGERQRLALARALLRKPSLLIMDEASSNLDSENEKKILKAIDNIHGKITILMIAHRISTIKNADQIYLISQGKIQESGSG, from the coding sequence ATGTTAAAGCAATATTTTAAAAACAGCCTCATGGGTGAGTTCACCGAGAACTTAATCAGTTTAATGCCTCGGAAAGTAGTACTAGCCCTAACTTTAATGGTTATTTTGAGTCTTAACGAGGCTGTTAGTCTGCTTATATTAGTTCCCCTGCTGGGACTGGTGGGTTTAGATGTGGGCCAGGGATCTCTGGGGCAGATCGATGTTCTGGTTTCAAGTTTTTTCTCATATCTCGGTGTGCAGCCCACATTGGTTCTGGTGTTGGTCCTTTATGTGGTTGTGATCAGCTTCAGTGCCCTTTTAACCAGATACCAGACTCTTCAAACCTCCCAGATTCAGTACCAGTTTGCCAACCACCTCCGCCAAAGACTATACACTGCTGTCACCAACTCCAACTGGCTCTTCTTTTCTAGAATGAAATCATCCAGTCTGGCCCACGCACTCACCAATGAAATCGACAGGATAAGCACGGGAACCGGACAATTTTTGACTTTCATAGCCAGTATCATGATTCTGGTAGTTTACATCATCTTTGCCCTGGAACTGGCTGGCATTTTTACTGGTGTGATATTTGCAGTGGGAATAGTTATTTTATTAGTTTTAAGAAGACGAGCCAGCAGGTCCAGGACCAGTGGTGAGGATATAACCACTACCACTCGTGATTTATATTATTCCATACTCCAACACCTAGATGGAATGAAAACCATAAAAAGCTTTGGAATGCAGGATGAAAACAAAAAAATATTTAAAAAACAGTCAAACCAAGTGGCCGGGAACTACCTTCAAGCTATAAGGAGTTATGCAGATGTTAAATTACTTTTCGATGTGGGAACGGTAATTGTTCTGGCATTCATGGTGTTCATCCTTATTGAAGTTGTAAAGTTGCCCACTGCCAGTCTTTTTTTATTGATTTATCTATTTGTTAGGATGATTCCTCAGTTTTCAACAGTTCAAAGGGCTTACCAGTACTTCATCAACATGTTACCTGCATTTGGTAATGTAAACAATCTCGAAGAACAGTTTTTAGGTAACTCAGAATCTGAAGAACGAGATAATGGGTCAATTGAGTTTAAAGATTCTATTAAACTGGAAAATGTTTTTTTTTCATATGGAGATGAAGAACATTTCACTCTGGATAATTTGAACTTGGAAATACCAGCCGGTAAGACCATTGCCCTTGCAGGACCATCAGGAGCGGGTAAAAGTACTGTGGCTGATCTGGTGATGGGTCTCATCAGTCCGGACCAAGGAAGAGTAACTGTTGATGGGAAACCAGTAACCAATAGTACCATTCATTCTTGGAGAAACAGGATTGGTTATGTGGCCCAGGAAACGTTCCTATTCAATGAAACCATCCGTTTTAATTTAAAACTTGCCAGTCCTGATGCCAGTGAAGATGACCTTAAGGAAGCCCTAAAAATAGCCGCCGCATACGGTTTTGTTAGTAAATTACCTGATGGTATGGATACTGTAATTGGTGATAGGGGTGTTAGATTATCCGGTGGAGAAAGACAGCGCTTGGCCCTGGCTAGAGCACTCTTAAGGAAACCTTCACTCCTTATTATGGATGAGGCCTCTAGTAACCTTGATTCAGAAAATGAAAAGAAAATATTAAAGGCCATTGACAATATTCACGGTAAAATAACCATTCTCATGATTGCCCACCGAATTTCTACCATTAAAAATGCAGATCAGATTTATCTTATAAGTCAGGGGAAGATTCAGGAGTCTGGAAGTGGATGA
- a CDS encoding nucleotidyltransferase family protein: MVGNYDLKPEDQLLLNCSLTLLSGENIKRIKQLTNQDLDWNYLIDLAYKHRLSPLLYWHLNRSSPEAIPSNLKLELKEHFHKNVQKNLMMFKELLEVVDILQKQGVVPIPYKGPVLAILIYKNLGFRIFGDLDFYVPIEDVPRTRDILVNEGYEPWEKLTSAQEKSFYKFQREYHFINKLTGINLEIKWKFLSTLIPTSNEPVFQENEFFKEVNLDQFKVKTISPEYLILILSIHNASHAYSSLYRFCDISELIRYCSNIKWEYLLKIADDWGVKRIFLINLKILRELFQIQLPGDVLELINNSNVDEVSKDIVKRLFTSKPRGVLEKVVFHSNLREKRKDKLKTILIMIFLPTPGVIESVSLPRALEPLYYILRVFQMVKNVITNQ, encoded by the coding sequence ATGGTGGGGAACTACGATCTAAAACCAGAGGATCAATTGCTTCTTAACTGTTCTTTGACACTGTTATCTGGTGAAAACATTAAACGGATTAAACAACTCACCAACCAGGATTTAGATTGGAATTATTTAATAGATTTGGCCTACAAACATCGTTTAAGTCCCTTATTATACTGGCATTTGAATAGGAGCTCTCCGGAAGCAATACCTAGTAATCTAAAACTGGAATTAAAGGAACACTTCCATAAAAATGTCCAGAAAAATTTGATGATGTTCAAAGAACTTTTAGAGGTTGTAGACATCTTGCAAAAACAGGGTGTCGTTCCCATACCCTACAAAGGTCCTGTGTTGGCAATACTGATTTACAAAAATCTTGGATTCCGTATATTTGGTGATTTAGATTTCTATGTTCCAATAGAGGATGTTCCCAGAACAAGGGATATATTGGTTAACGAAGGTTACGAGCCATGGGAAAAACTCACCTCTGCTCAAGAAAAATCATTTTACAAATTCCAACGAGAATATCACTTTATAAACAAATTAACAGGTATTAACCTGGAGATAAAGTGGAAATTCTTATCCACATTAATCCCTACATCAAATGAACCAGTTTTTCAAGAAAATGAATTCTTTAAAGAAGTTAACCTTGATCAGTTTAAGGTGAAAACCATATCTCCTGAATACTTAATACTGATTCTATCCATTCACAATGCCAGTCATGCCTATTCAAGCTTATATCGTTTTTGTGACATTTCTGAGTTGATAAGATATTGTAGTAACATTAAATGGGAATATCTCCTAAAAATTGCCGATGATTGGGGAGTGAAAAGGATATTTTTGATTAACCTTAAAATTTTAAGGGAATTATTCCAAATACAACTTCCAGGAGATGTTCTAGAACTGATAAATAATTCGAATGTTGATGAAGTATCTAAGGATATCGTTAAAAGGTTGTTCACGTCAAAACCCAGAGGAGTACTGGAAAAAGTCGTTTTTCATAGTAATTTACGCGAAAAGAGGAAAGATAAACTCAAAACTATATTGATAATGATATTTTTACCCACACCGGGAGTGATTGAAAGTGTGTCTTTACCCAGGGCTTTAGAACCACTCTACTATATATTAAGGGTGTTTCAGATGGTGAAAAATGTGATTACAAACCAATAA
- a CDS encoding NAD(P)-dependent oxidoreductase — protein METEKILVTGGAGFIGTNLVKELENRGHEVFAVDLLHNNRDNYQRCDVRNYRQLERLFKNNKFDYVYHLAAEYGRWNGEGYYENLWQTNVIGTKHMIRLQEKLGFKMIFFSSAEVYGDYTGRMTEDVMVNNPIKDTYQMNDYAITKWAGELMCMNSATMFDTETVRVRPVNCYGPHEEYSPFKGFIPIFIYKALHNQPYTVYKGHKRIIDYVEDTAFTFANIVDNFIPGEVYNVGGRTEWEKDIKDYSDIVLNAVGRDDSLVTYEEAEDFTTQVKTIDFSKAIKDLKHDPKINPEQGIKKTVEWMRWFYRVED, from the coding sequence ATGGAAACTGAAAAAATACTGGTAACCGGTGGAGCAGGATTCATAGGCACCAATTTAGTTAAAGAATTAGAAAACAGAGGCCATGAAGTATTTGCTGTTGACTTGCTTCATAATAATCGGGACAACTACCAGCGCTGTGATGTGCGCAACTACCGCCAGTTAGAACGACTTTTTAAAAATAACAAATTTGATTATGTTTACCATCTGGCGGCAGAGTACGGTCGCTGGAACGGAGAAGGATACTACGAAAACCTATGGCAGACCAATGTAATCGGAACCAAACACATGATCCGATTACAGGAAAAACTAGGTTTCAAAATGATATTTTTCTCATCTGCAGAGGTTTATGGGGATTACACTGGAAGAATGACCGAAGATGTAATGGTAAATAACCCCATTAAAGACACTTACCAGATGAATGACTACGCCATAACCAAATGGGCCGGGGAACTCATGTGTATGAACTCTGCCACCATGTTTGACACGGAAACTGTACGTGTACGCCCAGTAAACTGTTACGGGCCCCACGAAGAATATTCTCCATTCAAAGGTTTCATACCAATTTTTATCTATAAAGCACTACATAATCAACCTTACACAGTTTACAAAGGACATAAACGTATCATTGATTATGTGGAAGACACTGCTTTCACCTTCGCTAATATTGTCGATAATTTCATCCCGGGTGAAGTATACAATGTTGGTGGACGTACAGAATGGGAGAAAGATATTAAGGACTATTCAGACATAGTATTAAACGCTGTCGGTCGTGATGATTCTTTAGTTACCTATGAAGAGGCAGAGGACTTCACCACCCAGGTTAAAACCATTGATTTTTCCAAGGCAATAAAGGATTTAAAGCATGACCCTAAAATAAATCCTGAACAGGGGATTAAAAAAACTGTAGAATGGATGCGATGGTTCTACAGGGTAGAAGATTAA
- a CDS encoding NAD-dependent epimerase/dehydratase family protein — protein sequence MDYNDYNDKTVLVTGGAGCVGSNLTRKLSEYAEKVIILDNLDSAYEWNIPEVENIYFVKGDILDDEMLKRVFKEKPDYVFHLAAHFANQNSVDNPELDLMVNGMGILKVLEYAHLVGVERFVYSSSGCGVYGLDSKMPFEEPDISISLHTPYQVTKLIGELYTNYFHNLYGLPIVNARFFNVFGPGEVPGKYRNVIPNFMYWSMTNQALPITGDGSETRDWTYVDDIVNGLMAMGIVEEAIGEAINLGSATETRVIDMANMVNELTGNTEGIAYAARRDWDAKTRLLSSIEKAKKILGYNPQTTFKDGLKKTHSWFVENWDDIERSAEF from the coding sequence GTGGATTATAATGATTACAATGATAAAACGGTTTTAGTGACTGGTGGTGCTGGTTGTGTAGGGAGCAACCTCACCCGGAAACTATCAGAATACGCCGAGAAAGTTATAATATTAGATAATCTTGATTCAGCTTACGAATGGAATATTCCAGAAGTTGAAAATATATACTTCGTAAAGGGAGACATCCTTGATGATGAGATGCTCAAGCGTGTCTTTAAGGAGAAACCAGACTATGTTTTCCACCTTGCAGCCCATTTTGCCAACCAGAACTCGGTAGATAACCCCGAACTGGATCTCATGGTTAATGGGATGGGTATATTGAAAGTGTTAGAGTATGCTCATCTTGTGGGGGTGGAACGCTTTGTTTACTCTTCATCTGGATGTGGAGTCTATGGTTTAGACTCTAAAATGCCCTTTGAAGAACCCGATATTTCCATTAGTTTACATACTCCTTACCAGGTTACCAAACTCATAGGGGAACTTTACACTAATTATTTCCACAATCTCTACGGGTTACCTATTGTTAATGCCCGATTTTTCAACGTGTTTGGACCGGGAGAAGTTCCAGGAAAATACCGTAATGTAATTCCCAACTTCATGTACTGGTCCATGACTAACCAGGCACTACCCATCACTGGTGATGGTTCAGAAACAAGGGATTGGACCTATGTAGACGATATTGTTAATGGGCTCATGGCCATGGGAATAGTTGAAGAAGCCATTGGAGAAGCAATTAACCTTGGATCTGCTACTGAAACCAGGGTTATTGATATGGCCAACATGGTGAATGAGTTAACCGGTAACACCGAGGGAATTGCTTATGCAGCCCGCAGGGACTGGGATGCAAAGACTCGGTTGCTTTCTTCTATTGAAAAAGCTAAAAAAATCCTGGGTTACAATCCACAGACAACCTTTAAAGATGGTTTAAAGAAAACCCATTCCTGGTTTGTGGAAAACTGGGATGACATCGAGAGAAGCGCAGAATTTTGA
- a CDS encoding glycosyltransferase, translating to MNILVVQESDWIQRNPHQQHHLMERLSLRGHKIRVIDYEIDWKTNKNEGIISKRQVFKGVHKIHDEANIDVIRPGLLKIPVLNYVSWTWTSWREINRQIKEFKPDVIVGFGLINTYIAARAAKKHNIPFVYYLIDVLYTLIPEKSLQFIGKQVKKGIIKNSDKVITINKKLSEFAVGLGADENNTIVIDAGIDLERFDPKIDGSAIRKEYGIKDDELLLFFMGWIYHFAGVKEVAEELGKGNHENMKLMVVGDGDAYHDLEDIKEKYILDRRLILTGKQPYRKIPEFIAAADVCILPAYPQEIIMQDIVPIKLYEYMAMSKPVIATQLPGIKAEFGDDNGISYVDFPENLLNKVIGLDVQENGKKACNFVRDNDWSSITDKFEETLGGVV from the coding sequence ATGAATATCCTTGTTGTACAAGAATCCGACTGGATCCAGAGGAACCCCCATCAACAACACCATCTTATGGAACGATTATCTTTAAGAGGTCATAAGATACGCGTTATTGACTATGAGATCGACTGGAAAACCAATAAAAATGAGGGAATAATCTCCAAAAGACAGGTTTTTAAAGGTGTTCATAAAATTCATGATGAAGCAAACATTGATGTGATAAGGCCCGGCCTACTCAAGATTCCAGTTTTAAATTATGTCTCCTGGACTTGGACTAGCTGGAGAGAAATCAATCGCCAGATTAAGGAATTTAAACCAGATGTCATTGTAGGTTTTGGTTTGATCAATACATATATCGCTGCTAGAGCGGCCAAAAAACACAATATTCCTTTTGTTTATTACCTAATTGATGTTCTCTATACTTTAATACCAGAAAAATCACTACAATTCATTGGAAAACAGGTTAAAAAAGGTATCATCAAAAATTCTGATAAGGTTATAACCATCAACAAAAAATTATCAGAATTCGCAGTGGGCTTAGGGGCTGATGAGAACAATACTATTGTTATTGATGCAGGTATTGATTTGGAAAGGTTTGATCCTAAAATTGACGGTTCTGCTATCCGAAAAGAGTATGGGATTAAAGATGATGAATTATTACTCTTTTTCATGGGTTGGATTTATCACTTTGCCGGTGTTAAAGAAGTGGCAGAGGAACTGGGAAAAGGAAATCATGAAAATATGAAATTGATGGTAGTGGGAGATGGGGATGCCTATCATGATCTAGAAGACATTAAAGAAAAATACATTCTTGATCGGAGACTAATATTAACTGGTAAACAACCATACCGTAAGATACCGGAATTTATAGCAGCAGCGGATGTTTGTATTTTACCTGCGTATCCTCAAGAGATAATAATGCAAGATATAGTCCCCATTAAATTATATGAATATATGGCCATGAGTAAACCAGTTATTGCTACTCAGTTACCGGGTATTAAAGCTGAATTCGGTGATGATAATGGTATTTCCTATGTAGATTTTCCTGAAAACTTATTAAATAAGGTTATTGGGCTTGATGTTCAAGAGAATGGTAAAAAGGCTTGTAATTTTGTTCGAGATAATGATTGGTCATCAATTACTGATAAATTCGAAGAGACTTTAGGTGGAGTTGTTTAA
- a CDS encoding DUF362 domain-containing protein, whose protein sequence is MDEYLAYVSKIENLKDDIKKSLDFVKWKKYVKKDSTVFLKPNFTYPYYKEGITTSPELLKYLLEILKDRADNVFLGESDGGNHSFTANESLEGHQMPEICRDTGVEMVNLSNIESKFVEDNINGKNVKVQLPKLLIEDVDCFISVPVLKVHVMTQVTLSMKNLWGCYPDTMRGLYHKNLSEKLTLITKVLNPKLVVMDGIYALDGHGPMYGEPKRLDLILSSNNPVVIDSLGANMMGIPIKKAEHVIVAEKEGLGTTNLNNVTINDDWTRFKMQFSVNKTVIDSLSTLLFKSETIAKLVMNSPVTPLIYGCAKFLRNPKEKEVVSEMERYYK, encoded by the coding sequence TTGGATGAGTATTTAGCTTACGTATCAAAAATTGAAAATTTAAAGGATGACATTAAAAAAAGTCTTGATTTCGTAAAATGGAAAAAATATGTTAAAAAAGATTCTACGGTTTTTCTCAAACCAAATTTTACTTATCCCTATTACAAGGAAGGAATAACCACTTCACCAGAATTATTAAAATATTTATTAGAAATATTGAAAGATAGAGCTGATAATGTATTTTTAGGGGAATCCGATGGAGGTAATCATTCGTTTACTGCGAATGAGTCGCTGGAAGGTCACCAAATGCCCGAAATTTGTAGGGATACAGGGGTAGAAATGGTGAACTTGTCGAATATTGAATCCAAGTTTGTTGAGGATAATATAAATGGTAAAAATGTTAAGGTCCAGCTTCCTAAACTTCTAATAGAAGATGTTGATTGTTTTATTTCGGTTCCGGTTTTAAAAGTCCATGTAATGACACAAGTCACCCTTAGCATGAAAAATTTATGGGGCTGTTATCCCGATACAATGCGTGGTTTGTACCATAAAAATCTTAGTGAGAAACTTACTCTGATTACTAAAGTACTTAACCCTAAATTGGTGGTGATGGATGGAATATATGCTCTGGATGGTCATGGCCCCATGTATGGGGAACCTAAAAGATTAGATTTAATTTTGTCCTCCAATAATCCTGTTGTTATAGATTCATTGGGTGCAAATATGATGGGAATACCTATTAAAAAGGCCGAACATGTGATTGTTGCTGAAAAAGAGGGTCTTGGAACTACAAATTTGAATAACGTAACTATAAATGATGATTGGACGAGATTCAAGATGCAATTCAGCGTTAATAAGACTGTTATTGACAGTTTGTCCACATTACTTTTTAAAAGTGAAACAATAGCCAAATTGGTTATGAATTCCCCAGTAACTCCCTTAATTTATGGATGTGCTAAATTCTTGAGAAATCCCAAGGAAAAAGAAGTCGTAAGTGAAATGGAGCGATATTACAAATGA
- a CDS encoding glycosyltransferase: MKILQVIPFFAPKYGGTVNSTYILSKELSKAGHEVTILTTDIDKDEKYVESIIKKGVNVICLHSVYNLGLLIYSPSIKNWLDTNLKDFDIIHMHNFRSYQNNVVRTYAKKYNIPYILQARGSVLPFFQKQNFKKIYDFIWGYKILNDAKMVIALTNGELKQYQQMGVRSDKIKIIPNGIDLSEYQLLPARGKFRKKYGIKTDENVILFLGRINKIKGIDLLINSFSDISKELDMVKLVIVGPDDGFLNYIKQMIIDLKLSDKVIITGPLYNKAKLEAYVDADVYVLSSRYETFPNTVLESLVCVTPVVMTKNCGIADIIDKNGGIVADHDIQHLKQAIITLLTNKKLRSKYAKNGRRIVETKFDWLNIIKNLERIYMDILNR; this comes from the coding sequence ATGAAAATTCTTCAGGTCATTCCTTTCTTTGCCCCAAAGTATGGGGGAACTGTAAATTCTACATATATCTTGTCAAAAGAATTATCAAAAGCAGGTCACGAAGTTACAATATTAACTACAGATATTGATAAAGATGAAAAATATGTTGAATCAATTATAAAGAAGGGAGTAAATGTAATTTGTTTACATTCTGTTTATAATTTAGGTCTATTAATATATTCGCCTTCGATCAAAAACTGGTTAGATACCAATCTAAAAGATTTTGATATAATACATATGCATAATTTCAGATCTTACCAAAATAATGTTGTCCGTACATATGCAAAAAAATATAATATCCCTTATATTTTGCAAGCAAGGGGTTCTGTATTGCCTTTTTTTCAAAAACAGAATTTTAAAAAAATTTATGATTTTATATGGGGATATAAAATCTTAAATGATGCAAAAATGGTCATTGCTCTTACTAATGGGGAACTAAAGCAGTATCAACAAATGGGTGTTAGATCTGACAAAATCAAAATAATTCCAAATGGAATTGATCTATCAGAGTATCAGCTTCTTCCTGCAAGAGGAAAATTCAGGAAAAAATATGGTATTAAAACTGATGAAAACGTAATTTTATTTTTAGGGAGAATAAATAAAATAAAGGGTATTGATCTGCTTATAAATTCATTTTCAGATATTTCAAAAGAACTTGATATGGTTAAACTTGTTATAGTAGGCCCTGACGACGGGTTTTTAAATTATATTAAACAAATGATTATAGATCTAAAGTTGTCAGATAAAGTTATTATCACGGGCCCTCTTTACAATAAAGCCAAATTAGAGGCTTATGTTGATGCAGATGTATATGTTTTATCTTCAAGATATGAAACATTCCCAAATACAGTTTTAGAATCTTTAGTGTGTGTGACCCCTGTGGTAATGACAAAAAACTGCGGAATAGCAGATATTATTGATAAAAATGGTGGAATAGTTGCTGATCATGACATTCAACACTTGAAACAGGCAATTATAACTTTGTTAACTAATAAAAAACTTAGGTCTAAATATGCAAAAAATGGTAGAAGAATAGTAGAAACTAAATTTGACTGGTTAAATATCATTAAAAATCTTGAAAGAATTTACATGGATATATTAAATAGATAA
- a CDS encoding glycosyltransferase family 4 protein, whose product MMKNRDHRNCIVTMPLGKSGVIPFSNLVNIVNKLSDELYLVTGGEGYDIFKNDEKIHVDKITHQNHSNLIMRIISNIKLQVTISRLLFQHRNNYNSVILFIGGESLILPSITVKILKKDLKIILAGFPMKIGKIKKDPLTKITGYLSNVVFFFSDKIIVYSNRIVIERRLQKYNKKIGVTSEHFIDLNTFKMMKPTYQRKLIGYVGTLSELKGVKNLIQAIEILGRDDLKFIFIGDGPLFDEMEEYINANSLNKKVMLKGWVSHDELPHYLNEFKLLVLPSYTEGLPNVLIEAMACGTPVLATNVGAIPDIIKDAETGFIIEKNVPHRIAKDINRVLEYEKIGNIISNAYNLIENNFTYSKVEEKWDQILE is encoded by the coding sequence ATGATGAAAAATAGGGACCACCGTAATTGCATTGTAACTATGCCTTTGGGCAAAAGCGGAGTCATACCCTTTTCCAATTTAGTAAATATTGTTAATAAATTGTCTGATGAACTTTATTTAGTTACGGGTGGAGAGGGATACGATATATTTAAAAATGACGAAAAAATTCATGTTGATAAAATTACTCATCAAAATCATTCTAACCTCATCATGCGAATTATTAGCAACATTAAACTTCAAGTAACTATTTCACGATTATTATTTCAACATAGAAATAATTATAATTCTGTAATTCTGTTCATAGGGGGAGAAAGTCTCATTTTGCCTTCTATAACTGTTAAAATATTGAAAAAAGATTTAAAAATAATTTTAGCAGGATTTCCAATGAAAATAGGCAAAATCAAGAAAGATCCACTAACCAAAATTACTGGTTATTTATCAAATGTTGTTTTTTTCTTTTCTGACAAAATTATCGTATATTCAAATAGAATTGTTATTGAAAGAAGATTACAAAAATATAATAAGAAAATCGGAGTTACAAGCGAACATTTTATTGATTTAAATACATTTAAAATGATGAAACCAACATATCAAAGAAAATTAATCGGTTATGTAGGTACTTTAAGCGAATTAAAAGGCGTAAAAAATTTGATACAAGCAATAGAAATATTGGGTAGGGATGATCTAAAATTCATATTTATTGGTGATGGTCCTTTGTTTGATGAAATGGAAGAATATATAAACGCTAATAGTTTAAACAAAAAGGTAATGCTTAAAGGATGGGTTTCCCATGATGAATTGCCTCATTATTTGAATGAGTTCAAATTACTTGTTCTTCCTTCTTATACTGAAGGACTGCCAAATGTGCTAATTGAAGCAATGGCATGCGGAACTCCAGTTTTAGCCACTAATGTGGGTGCCATTCCAGATATAATAAAAGATGCAGAAACAGGATTTATAATAGAAAAAAATGTACCTCATCGTATAGCTAAGGATATAAATAGAGTATTAGAATATGAAAAGATTGGTAACATTATTTCAAATGCTTATAATCTAATTGAGAATAATTTTACATATAGCAAAGTAGAGGAAAAGTGGGATCAAATATTAGAATAG